In one window of Agromyces badenianii DNA:
- a CDS encoding GAP family protein: MEFDLLSGAALTGPALLGTLALLALVDSTSFGTLLIPTWLLLAPGRLRPGRILIYLATVAGFYLAVGVVLLTIAATAVPQLMELSATPAFLWAQLVVGAALLVGSFFIGGKRKRSGPGRFARWRERAVTDVADEAGSVLPLMGLAVAAAAVEVASMLPYLIGIGLLSTSEYDAGTRLLVLVGYCVVMVLPALVLLGLRLVAARAMERPLASFGAWMEKNAAEATGWIVGILGFLLARAAAVELGLFEGVL; the protein is encoded by the coding sequence GTGGAATTCGATCTTCTGAGCGGTGCCGCCCTCACCGGCCCCGCCCTCCTCGGCACGCTCGCGCTGCTGGCGCTCGTCGACTCGACGAGCTTCGGCACCCTGCTCATCCCGACCTGGCTGCTGCTCGCGCCCGGCAGGTTGCGGCCGGGGCGCATCCTCATCTACCTCGCGACGGTCGCCGGGTTCTACCTCGCGGTCGGCGTCGTGCTGCTCACGATCGCGGCGACGGCGGTGCCGCAGCTCATGGAGCTCTCGGCGACCCCGGCGTTCCTCTGGGCGCAGCTCGTCGTCGGCGCCGCATTGCTCGTGGGTTCCTTCTTCATCGGCGGCAAGCGCAAGCGATCCGGCCCGGGCCGATTCGCCCGCTGGCGCGAGCGCGCCGTCACCGATGTCGCCGACGAGGCGGGCAGCGTGCTGCCGCTCATGGGTCTCGCCGTCGCGGCCGCCGCCGTCGAGGTCGCGTCGATGCTGCCGTACCTCATCGGCATCGGCCTGCTCTCGACGTCGGAGTACGACGCCGGCACCCGCCTGCTGGTGCTCGTGGGCTACTGCGTCGTCATGGTGCTGCCCGCGCTCGTGCTGCTCGGGCTGCGGCTCGTCGCCGCTCGCGCGATGGAACGACCCCTCGCGAGCTTCGGCGCCTGGATGGAGAAGAACGCCGCCGAAGCGACGGGCTGGATCGTGGGCATCCTCGGCTTTCTGCTGGCCCGAGCGGCGGCCGTCGAACTCGGCCTCTTCGAGGGCGTTCTGTGA